The following coding sequences are from one Methanosarcina sp. WWM596 window:
- a CDS encoding tRNA uridine(34) 5-carboxymethylaminomethyl modification radical SAM/GNAT enzyme Elp3, whose translation MKEADYKRACRSVLEKTLAGEIKDEVQLNKVKKDVSKLYHLASLPRNGDIIMQGTPEEQAIIKEFLRRKPVRTISGVAVIAVMTSPAPCPHGVCLPCPGGPNSAFKSPQSYMGREPAAMRAIRHEFDPYAQVQSRLSQLKEIGHDVEKVELIVMGGTFSARSLDYQEWFSKRCLEAMNDFTGTEWRENAWRIGKSTPYIPLEEVQKANETAEIRNVGITFETRPDWAEEEHVDEFLRLGGTKVELGVQSVYDFVLTRMQRGHGIAEIVRANRVLRDSAFKVGFHMMPHLPGADSELDLRGFKKLFEDPRFMPDYLKIYPTLVTEGTALHRMWEAGEYQALSDEEAAELVADIKAVLPKWVRLQRIQRDIPANQILAGVRKSNLRQLAEEKLRKKGGKCHCIRCREVGHNSLKGKRMNEKDIELTVETYEACNGTEHFIAFEDLSADVLIGFTRLRFPAVPHRQELQDSALIRELHVYGSMVPVGKGAKQKEWQHRGYGTELLEHAEKTAYESGYEKLAIISGIGAREYYKKLGYTLDGAYMSKTLKN comes from the coding sequence ATGAAGGAAGCTGATTATAAAAGAGCCTGCCGGAGTGTCCTTGAAAAGACACTTGCCGGCGAAATAAAAGACGAAGTCCAGTTGAACAAAGTAAAAAAAGATGTGAGTAAGCTATATCATCTTGCCAGCCTGCCCAGAAATGGAGATATCATTATGCAGGGTACACCTGAGGAGCAGGCTATAATAAAAGAGTTCCTCAGGCGAAAACCCGTACGGACAATTTCCGGAGTTGCGGTAATTGCTGTAATGACCTCTCCTGCCCCATGCCCTCATGGAGTTTGCCTGCCCTGCCCGGGAGGTCCCAATTCAGCATTTAAATCTCCTCAGAGCTACATGGGAAGAGAACCTGCAGCAATGAGAGCCATTCGACACGAGTTTGACCCTTACGCCCAGGTCCAGTCCAGGCTATCTCAGCTAAAGGAGATAGGCCATGATGTAGAGAAAGTGGAGCTGATAGTTATGGGAGGCACATTTTCAGCGCGCAGCCTCGACTATCAGGAATGGTTTAGCAAACGCTGCCTGGAAGCGATGAACGATTTCACAGGCACCGAATGGAGAGAAAATGCCTGGAGGATCGGAAAATCCACCCCTTACATTCCACTTGAAGAAGTTCAAAAAGCCAACGAAACAGCTGAAATCCGAAACGTGGGCATAACATTCGAAACACGTCCAGACTGGGCAGAAGAAGAACATGTGGACGAATTCCTTAGGCTTGGAGGGACAAAGGTTGAGCTTGGAGTCCAGAGTGTTTATGACTTTGTCTTAACCAGAATGCAGAGAGGACATGGAATTGCAGAAATTGTCAGAGCTAACCGGGTTTTAAGAGACAGCGCCTTTAAGGTAGGTTTCCACATGATGCCTCACCTCCCGGGAGCAGATTCTGAACTCGACCTGAGAGGATTTAAGAAACTCTTTGAAGATCCGCGTTTCATGCCGGATTACCTCAAAATTTATCCAACCCTTGTGACTGAAGGCACAGCTCTGCACAGGATGTGGGAAGCCGGAGAATATCAGGCACTTTCAGACGAAGAGGCTGCAGAGCTTGTTGCAGACATAAAGGCTGTCCTGCCTAAATGGGTAAGACTTCAGCGCATCCAGCGAGACATTCCAGCCAATCAAATCTTAGCAGGCGTCAGAAAGAGTAACTTGAGGCAGCTTGCAGAAGAAAAACTCCGGAAAAAAGGAGGAAAATGCCACTGTATACGCTGCAGGGAAGTTGGGCACAACAGCCTGAAAGGAAAAAGGATGAATGAGAAAGATATCGAGCTTACTGTGGAAACTTACGAAGCCTGTAATGGCACAGAACATTTCATTGCTTTTGAAGACCTTTCGGCAGATGTCCTTATAGGTTTTACACGTTTGCGCTTCCCGGCTGTCCCCCACCGCCAGGAACTGCAAGATTCCGCCCTAATAAGAGAACTACATGTTTACGGCTCCATGGTACCCGTAGGAAAAGGGGCAAAACAAAAGGAATGGCAGCACAGGGGCTATGGAACAGAACTCCTTGAGCACGCTGAAAAAACTGCATATGAATCCGGCTACGAAAAACTTGCAATAATCAGTGGAATAGGTGCCAGGGAATACTACAAAAAACTCGGGTATACTCTCGACGGAGCCTATATGTCAAAAACTCTGAAAAACTAA
- a CDS encoding S-layer protein domain-containing protein translates to MKRFAALSLAALMLLTVFASAASAAIEIRGPVYNGSSIDDIIDTYGDGTILSMDATKFAAFYYDIDDDVTTETLSIKDVAGTEGNVIGEGGIVYQTTIQKVDYEYENAADGWDNYSLLGFFAEKYIPINPDKADKLAKLVLDSDDKYTIRTGELLDLGEGYSIEAKQVDVDGEKVWLEFTKDGEFVDDEIISVGTGSNTWEVELDDIQDEDDVVVLKVHINQVFQGAVDSIAQIEGLWLIDYANAMTIESDDEFGELDDVSIDGDTLTISNEDTFTLTRDSDEEVAEGIFFTTADTPSSVLRFYAMKEITEPGTYEIRGEVAPNADDFEWDAANFAGFYYDVDDDVSTETLSVSDISGNVIPEGGLVYQTSVENVDYEYANAEAGWDQYPVIGFFAEEYIPLNPDKADKLAKLILDSDDKYTIRTGELLDLGEGYSIEAKQVDVDGEKVWLEFTKDGEFVDDEIISVGTGDNTWDVELDDIQDEDDVIVLRVHVNQVFQGAVDSIAQIEGLWLIDYANAMTIESDDEFGNLDDVSIDGDTLTISNEDTFTLTRDSEEEIGEGMYFKIADTASSALRYYPYVEKVIGGEGDVEDIETPAETEPADDNVTEEVTEPADDNVTEEVTEPADDNVTEEVTEPEEPGAPGFGFVFGLVGLLAVVYLVRRNN, encoded by the coding sequence ATGAAGAGATTTGCAGCATTATCACTGGCTGCTCTCATGCTTCTCACTGTATTTGCATCCGCCGCAAGTGCAGCAATTGAGATCCGTGGTCCAGTGTATAACGGCTCTAGTATCGACGACATAATTGATACATATGGCGACGGTACCATCCTTTCAATGGATGCAACTAAGTTTGCAGCATTCTACTACGACATTGACGATGATGTAACAACCGAAACCCTTTCCATTAAAGACGTTGCAGGCACTGAAGGCAACGTGATTGGAGAAGGCGGAATTGTTTATCAGACAACCATCCAGAAAGTTGACTACGAATATGAAAATGCAGCAGATGGATGGGACAACTACAGTCTGCTCGGTTTCTTCGCAGAGAAGTACATCCCGATCAACCCTGACAAAGCTGACAAGCTTGCAAAGCTCGTCCTTGACAGCGATGACAAGTACACCATCAGAACCGGCGAACTCCTCGACCTCGGCGAAGGCTATTCTATCGAAGCCAAGCAGGTCGATGTTGACGGTGAGAAAGTCTGGCTCGAATTCACCAAGGACGGAGAATTCGTAGATGACGAAATCATCTCAGTCGGTACTGGCAGTAACACCTGGGAAGTCGAACTCGATGATATCCAGGACGAAGACGATGTCGTTGTCCTCAAAGTGCATATCAACCAGGTCTTCCAGGGCGCAGTCGACAGCATTGCCCAGATCGAAGGTCTCTGGCTCATTGACTACGCAAACGCAATGACCATCGAGTCTGACGATGAATTCGGCGAACTCGACGATGTTTCCATCGACGGAGACACCCTTACCATCAGCAATGAAGACACTTTCACCCTTACCAGGGACTCCGACGAAGAAGTCGCTGAAGGCATCTTCTTTACCACAGCTGACACTCCCTCCAGCGTGCTCAGGTTCTATGCAATGAAGGAAATCACAGAGCCCGGCACCTATGAAATCAGAGGAGAAGTCGCTCCTAATGCAGATGACTTCGAATGGGATGCAGCCAACTTTGCAGGCTTCTACTACGATGTTGACGATGATGTATCCACTGAAACACTCAGTGTCTCCGACATTAGTGGAAACGTGATCCCTGAAGGTGGTCTTGTTTACCAGACATCCGTCGAGAACGTTGACTACGAGTACGCCAATGCAGAAGCAGGCTGGGACCAGTACCCTGTTATCGGCTTCTTTGCAGAAGAATACATCCCACTCAACCCTGACAAAGCTGACAAGCTTGCAAAACTCATCCTTGACAGCGATGACAAGTACACCATCAGAACCGGTGAACTCCTTGACCTCGGCGAAGGCTATTCTATCGAAGCCAAGCAGGTCGATGTTGACGGTGAGAAAGTCTGGCTCGAATTCACCAAGGACGGAGAATTCGTAGATGACGAAATCATCTCAGTCGGTACCGGTGACAACACCTGGGACGTCGAACTCGATGACATTCAGGACGAAGACGATGTTATTGTCCTCAGAGTCCACGTTAACCAGGTCTTCCAGGGCGCAGTCGACAGCATTGCCCAGATCGAAGGTCTCTGGCTCATTGACTACGCAAACGCAATGACCATCGAGTCTGACGACGAATTCGGCAACCTTGACGATGTATCCATCGACGGTGACACCCTTACCATCAGCAATGAAGACACCTTCACTCTGACCAGGGACTCCGAAGAGGAAATCGGCGAAGGCATGTACTTCAAGATCGCTGACACAGCTTCCAGCGCTCTCAGGTACTACCCATACGTTGAGAAGGTCATTGGAGGAGAAGGCGACGTCGAAGACATCGAAACTCCAGCCGAGACTGAACCTGCAGACGATAATGTGACTGAAGAAGTTACTGAACCTGCAGACGATAATGTGACTGAAGAAGTTACTGAGCCTGCAGACGATAATGTGACTGAAGAAGTTACTGAGCCTGAAGAACCCGGCGCTCCTGGATTCGGCTTTGTCTTCGGACTTGTCGGACTCCTCGCAGTTGTCTACCTCGTCAGGAGAAACAACTAA
- a CDS encoding formylmethanofuran dehydrogenase subunit C, which produces MQVVKLSLKKANKIPIEADNVNPDNLAGKTAEEIKAVSVWYGNGQCPLGDLFNVEVEGSDSVENTKIVFEGDVSRVKRIGQNMSAGEIEINSNVDMHCGFGMKGGKVVINGDADSWLGCEMAGGEIILNGNASYYVGSGYRGEACGMRGGKITINGNTKDYLGEHMCGGEILVKGNVGLLPAISNNGGKIVIEGNATMPASEMKNGMVIINGEVSDLLPSYKEEGTEEVEGITYRKFVGDVNAGGKGVLLIK; this is translated from the coding sequence ATGCAGGTTGTAAAACTTTCCCTCAAAAAAGCAAATAAAATCCCCATCGAAGCTGATAATGTAAACCCTGACAACCTTGCAGGCAAAACCGCAGAAGAGATAAAGGCAGTTTCTGTCTGGTACGGAAACGGACAGTGTCCCCTTGGGGACCTCTTCAATGTAGAGGTAGAAGGCAGTGACTCTGTGGAAAACACAAAGATTGTTTTCGAAGGCGATGTCTCCAGGGTAAAACGCATCGGGCAAAACATGAGCGCCGGAGAGATCGAGATCAACAGCAATGTGGATATGCACTGCGGCTTTGGGATGAAGGGTGGAAAGGTTGTAATCAATGGCGATGCTGACAGCTGGCTTGGCTGTGAGATGGCGGGTGGAGAAATTATTCTCAACGGAAACGCTTCCTATTATGTAGGTTCAGGTTACCGCGGAGAGGCCTGCGGCATGCGCGGAGGAAAAATAACCATCAATGGCAATACGAAGGACTACCTCGGAGAACATATGTGCGGAGGAGAGATCCTCGTAAAAGGCAATGTAGGGCTCCTTCCTGCAATCTCAAACAACGGAGGAAAAATAGTCATCGAAGGCAATGCAACCATGCCTGCAAGTGAAATGAAGAACGGTATGGTCATCATCAACGGTGAGGTATCCGACCTACTCCCCTCCTACAAAGAAGAAGGGACAGAAGAAGTTGAAGGCATTACCTATCGCAAGTTTGTTGGTGATGTAAACGCTGGCGGAAAAGGTGTTTTGCTTATAAAGTGA
- a CDS encoding formylmethanofuran dehydrogenase subunit A — translation MSEILIKNASVCDPAQGINCETMDICVRDGKIVDSVSGNAKVIDAEGRLTMAGGFDGHTHSAGKINVGRFINPNDARKNLVPGLSGQVARTEKTRAQVGYNTPNTYAIGYRYAKLGYTTICEAAIPLLAARHTHEEFKEIPILDKMGLSLFGSNWQVMEYIRDKEPEKLAAYIAWGLKASRGYGVKIVNPGGGEAWGWGKNVSGLYDPVPNFDVTPEEILMGLAEANERLQLPHSVHVHCNNLGKPGNYATTIETMKLFEKVKPSRDRQSLHVTHVQFNAYAGTSWRDFETGAPMVSDYINGANHLTFDLGQVIFGPAVTMTADGPVEYANSRMLHEKWSNQDIELEDASGVVPLFYSPKSFVNAVQWAIGLELALLVKDPWKIMFTTDSPNGGSFVNYPEAFTYLMSAKRREEVISGFSKMALDRMVLPGIDRELDFYELAVMTRGTQSKIYSRPEKGNLKAGSDADIAIYDILPGQIDPATEYQKVKKAFSGAAYTLKDGVVVVKDGEIEATPKGRIYWVNAKVPENIDSTMQKDLDFKFKKYYTVSKSNYMVEDMYLENPVEIGTEGVF, via the coding sequence ATGTCGGAAATCCTGATTAAAAACGCAAGCGTCTGTGATCCGGCTCAGGGGATTAACTGCGAGACTATGGACATCTGCGTAAGAGACGGCAAGATCGTAGACAGCGTATCTGGAAACGCAAAGGTTATTGATGCGGAAGGCAGGCTCACCATGGCAGGGGGCTTTGACGGGCATACCCACAGCGCCGGAAAAATCAACGTAGGTCGCTTTATCAATCCGAATGATGCCAGAAAAAACCTTGTACCCGGACTTTCGGGCCAGGTTGCACGCACAGAAAAGACGAGAGCGCAGGTAGGGTACAACACCCCCAATACTTACGCAATCGGGTACAGGTATGCAAAACTCGGATACACAACTATCTGTGAGGCTGCAATTCCTCTGCTTGCTGCAAGGCACACCCATGAGGAATTTAAGGAAATACCCATCCTTGACAAAATGGGACTTTCTCTCTTCGGAAGCAACTGGCAGGTTATGGAATACATCAGGGACAAAGAACCTGAAAAACTCGCAGCTTATATTGCCTGGGGCCTGAAAGCCTCAAGAGGATATGGAGTAAAGATCGTAAACCCGGGCGGTGGAGAAGCCTGGGGCTGGGGCAAGAACGTGAGCGGACTCTATGATCCCGTTCCGAACTTTGATGTAACCCCTGAAGAGATCCTCATGGGGCTTGCAGAAGCTAATGAACGCCTGCAGCTCCCTCATTCCGTACATGTGCACTGCAACAACCTGGGAAAGCCTGGTAACTATGCAACCACCATAGAGACCATGAAGCTTTTTGAAAAGGTAAAGCCAAGCAGGGACAGGCAGTCTCTCCACGTTACTCACGTGCAGTTCAACGCCTATGCAGGCACTTCCTGGAGGGACTTTGAGACAGGAGCCCCAATGGTTTCAGATTACATTAACGGGGCAAACCACCTGACTTTCGACCTTGGACAGGTCATCTTTGGCCCTGCAGTGACCATGACTGCAGACGGACCGGTAGAATACGCAAACTCAAGGATGCTGCACGAGAAGTGGAGCAACCAGGATATCGAACTTGAAGATGCTTCCGGTGTTGTGCCCCTGTTCTATTCCCCCAAGAGCTTCGTAAATGCAGTCCAGTGGGCAATCGGGCTTGAGCTTGCTCTGCTCGTAAAAGACCCCTGGAAAATCATGTTCACAACCGACAGCCCTAACGGCGGCTCTTTCGTGAACTATCCTGAAGCCTTTACCTACCTGATGAGCGCAAAAAGGAGAGAAGAGGTTATCTCAGGCTTTTCCAAGATGGCACTTGACAGAATGGTGCTGCCCGGAATTGACAGGGAACTGGACTTCTACGAGCTTGCTGTCATGACCCGGGGAACCCAGTCAAAGATATACAGCAGACCGGAGAAAGGAAACCTGAAAGCAGGATCAGATGCAGATATTGCAATCTATGACATCCTCCCAGGCCAGATTGACCCGGCTACAGAGTACCAAAAAGTAAAGAAAGCTTTCTCAGGTGCCGCGTATACCCTCAAAGACGGAGTTGTCGTTGTAAAAGACGGAGAAATCGAAGCCACTCCTAAAGGCAGGATCTACTGGGTGAATGCAAAGGTTCCCGAAAACATAGACAGCACCATGCAGAAAGATCTAGACTTCAAGTTTAAGAAGTACTACACTGTGAGCAAATCCAACTACATGGTTGAGGATATGTACCTCGAGAACCCTGTTGAAATCGGTACGGAAGGGGTGTTCTAA
- a CDS encoding formylmethanofuran dehydrogenase subunit B: MPVIKDAVCSLCGSLCDDITVTVEDNKITKIENACILGHSKFVGMFEHDRIETPMIRKDGELVSVSYEEAIEAAAKILVSSRRTLSYGWCSTSCEAISGAIQLAEETGSIIDSTANVCHGPSALAAQEKGSPSASLGEIKNRADVIVFWGCNPVHAHPRHMSRYSSFSKGFFTEKGRKARTMAVIDVRKTDTAKLADKYVEIEQGSDLLLVTALRSIVNGHEDVIPETVAGVPKAEIIELAETLKNAKFACIFFGMGVTQSRSKYKNGDAMSSLISDLNQHTKAVMIGMRGHYNVTGFGQVATWETGFPMAIDFAKGYPYYNPGETGANDLLVREEPDAAIIAAADAGAHFPQKAVRHLARIPVIQIDPYANPTTELADVVIPSAIVGIEAEGTAYRMDAISLHMKKLIDSKFKTDEEIVKDLTEKVRELKRGA, translated from the coding sequence ATGCCAGTAATTAAGGACGCAGTATGTTCCCTCTGCGGATCTCTCTGCGACGATATCACAGTCACTGTTGAAGATAATAAGATTACAAAAATAGAAAATGCCTGTATCCTCGGACACAGCAAATTTGTCGGCATGTTTGAGCATGACAGGATAGAAACCCCGATGATCAGAAAAGATGGAGAACTTGTTTCTGTTTCCTATGAGGAGGCAATCGAAGCTGCTGCAAAAATCCTGGTAAGTTCCAGGAGGACACTTTCCTATGGCTGGTGCTCTACCTCCTGTGAAGCGATCAGCGGAGCAATTCAGCTTGCCGAAGAAACAGGTTCAATTATAGATTCTACAGCAAATGTCTGCCATGGGCCGTCAGCCCTTGCTGCCCAGGAAAAAGGATCCCCATCAGCATCCCTTGGAGAAATAAAGAACAGGGCAGACGTAATCGTCTTCTGGGGCTGCAACCCTGTACATGCCCACCCCAGACATATGTCCCGTTACTCAAGCTTTTCAAAAGGTTTCTTTACCGAGAAAGGCAGGAAAGCCAGGACAATGGCAGTTATTGATGTTAGAAAAACCGACACTGCAAAACTCGCCGATAAGTATGTGGAAATTGAACAGGGATCAGACCTGCTCCTTGTAACTGCTCTCCGCTCAATTGTAAACGGTCACGAGGATGTTATTCCGGAAACCGTTGCAGGTGTTCCTAAGGCAGAAATCATTGAGCTTGCAGAAACCCTGAAGAACGCAAAGTTTGCCTGTATTTTCTTCGGTATGGGAGTCACCCAATCCCGCTCAAAGTACAAGAACGGAGATGCCATGTCTTCCCTTATATCAGACCTTAACCAGCACACAAAAGCCGTAATGATCGGAATGCGTGGGCACTATAACGTTACCGGTTTCGGACAGGTAGCAACCTGGGAGACAGGCTTCCCGATGGCGATCGACTTTGCAAAAGGATACCCCTATTACAACCCCGGAGAAACCGGAGCAAACGACCTGCTTGTGCGCGAGGAACCGGACGCTGCAATTATAGCTGCAGCTGATGCCGGGGCCCACTTCCCACAAAAAGCTGTCAGGCATCTTGCAAGAATCCCTGTAATCCAGATTGACCCGTATGCCAACCCTACAACCGAACTTGCAGATGTGGTGATTCCATCGGCAATTGTGGGAATCGAAGCAGAAGGGACAGCTTACCGTATGGACGCAATTTCCCTGCACATGAAGAAATTGATTGATTCAAAATTCAAGACCGACGAAGAAATCGTAAAAGACCTGACTGAAAAGGTCAGGGAACTGAAGAGAGGTGCATAA
- a CDS encoding molybdopterin dinucleotide binding domain-containing protein, with protein MKIKANLISGRTADQGAHLEAKTHKGYFDACAYCELNSADLERLGASEGDNLKVATEFWEVVVFAKANEGNPDGLAFIPMGPWANAVLSPDTHGCGMPGFKGVPAEIEVTDEKPLDMKSLMKKYLED; from the coding sequence ATGAAAATAAAAGCAAATCTCATATCCGGAAGGACCGCCGACCAGGGCGCACATCTGGAAGCAAAAACACACAAAGGTTATTTTGATGCCTGCGCTTACTGCGAACTGAACTCTGCAGACCTTGAGAGGTTGGGCGCCTCCGAGGGAGACAACCTGAAGGTTGCCACTGAATTTTGGGAAGTGGTGGTATTTGCAAAGGCAAACGAAGGAAATCCAGATGGTCTTGCCTTTATCCCTATGGGCCCCTGGGCAAATGCAGTGCTGAGCCCTGATACACACGGCTGCGGAATGCCAGGATTCAAAGGCGTCCCTGCGGAAATTGAGGTCACGGATGAAAAGCCTCTGGATATGAAGTCCCTGATGAAGAAGTATTTGGAAGATTAA